Sequence from the Candidatus Paceibacterota bacterium genome:
AACTTTGATGAGAATCCCACTTGCAATACAGAGAACATCTCCGCTCCGGACAAAGACAAAGTCAGTTAACACGACTCCTTCGGGCTGTCGGGCGTCTCAGGTTCTCCTGCGTGCACGACCCCCTTCATGCCGTCACGGAAGCGCAGGTGGAAATTCCACTCGTCGTCCAGGCGGAAGGGGCTCACTCCGCGGGTGATGGCGTGTGCCGGCAGCGGCTCGAACTCCGGGCGCCAGGTCGGGTTCACTGACCAGTGCTGCTCGAAGCAGCCGCCAACCCAGTCCAGAAACTCCTTCTCGCCTGCTTCCCTGGTCGGTTCCACGGCGTGGTGCAGGCAAGCCAGCCCAACGCCGTTCCGCATCAACGCGCCAACCGTCTTGAGGCGGCCGTCGCGGAGGAAAGGATGGCCGGGGCCGCCGTCGCTATAGATGACGAGCGCAGCCGCGTTGGCGAAGGCAGTCGCCGGATTCTGCGGCCAGCCATTGCTGTAGACCTCCGATATAACGCCGGGCACTTTATCCAGGCAGGATTTGAGCAACAGGCAGCCGGCGCGATGTTCATGGTCGCCCGGCCCGTGGCTGGGGGGGGCCGGCGAGGAAGACGATTTTTGCCTGGCCGGCCAGGGCAGTCAGAGTCGTCGCCAGGCAGGCAAGGGCGAGGAGAGCGCGGTTCATGGGCTTAAGCTACACCGCGAATCGTTCCGCACAACCGGCACCCGGGAGGGGCCGGGAGCAAGGTCAGCGCCCGCCCCGGCTAGAATCTCTTGATCCGTATATGCTTGAACTGGGCCGTCATGGGCGGACCGGCGTGGAGCTGGAGGGCCAGCACGCCGCTCAGGGCGCGTTTGGCCTCGTCTTCGTCCACCACATCTACGGTCTGTTTGCTGTTGATGAACTGCTGGAGGTGGTTGCCCTTGGCTATGACGACATACTCGTTCCAATCACCCTGCTTGATGGCGGCGCCGATGGCAGCGGCGTTCCCCACCGAGCCGAGGGCCTGTTTCTTGCCGTCCTTATTCAAGAGGATCTTCTCGCCGCGCAGCGCCAGAATGCCGCGCCCGCCTTCTTCGTAGAGGATACCCGAGTAGGTGGGGCCGGCTTCCATGTCGGCCTGGTAGCCGTGGACGACCCAGTTGGCAGCGTTGACGACTTTGCTGCGGTACTGGATGCCGGAGTTGGCGAAACCTTTGGCGTCGCCCGGGGCGAGCCTGAACAGGCAGCGGAGCTCGAAATCGGACATCGTGCCGTTGGTCCAGATCAGGAACGTGTTGCCTTTGGCCGGGTTCTCCGCCGTGGTCTGGCCAGTGATCGCGCCGTCCTTGACCGACCAGAGCTTCGGGTTGCCCTCCCAGCCCGTCAGGTCTTTGCCGTTGAAGATGCGCAGGAAGCCCTTCTCCCCGGGCCGGTCCTCGATCAAGGGCACGTCTTTCCCGGAGGCGCCGAACACCAGCGCCGTTGGGACGATCACCGCCACGCCCAACGTCAGCGCGCCAAGCAGTCTCGCGTTCATAGCGTCTGGCGCAGGAACTTGAGGCCCTTCACTGCGATTTCGTTCCGGGTCGGCTCGATGCGCCGCCAGATGGCGGCGGCGCGGGCGATGACCTTGACGTCGGTGGTGAAGGACTCAATGGCGACGTCGCCCTTGTAGCCGATCTTCTTGAGGGCCTTGGCGATGCAGTCCCAGTGAATGTGGTCGTTGCCGGGGGTGCCGCGGTCGCTGCCGCAGGCGTGAAAATGGCCGAGGAGCTTGCCCGCTTTCCGGATGGCTTCTCCCTGGCACTTCTCCTCGATGTTCATGTGAAAGGTGTCGAGGTGCAGCTTGAGCGCCGGGCTGCCGACGGCCTTGACCAGCTTGAGGGCCTGATCGCAGGTGTTGATGAAGTCGGTCTCGAAGCGGTTAAGGGGTTCGAGGCAGATCTTCTTGCCGCGCTTTTGGGCGTAGGCGGCCAGTGTCTTCAGGTTCTTCACCACCGTCTTCCACTGCTTCTTATATTCGTTCGGCGGCACCGCGTCGGCGCGGCCCACGGAGGAATACACCGGCCCGACCAGCGACGGGCATTTGAGCACGACCATCTGATCAATCACCTTCTTCAGGTACTGAAGGCTGTTGCGCTGCTGCTTGGGGGTGCCGCGCAAGTCGCGGTCCGGCCCCAGGCAGGCGCAGACCGAGCCGCAGACCAGTCCGTGCTTGTCCAACTGGCGCTTCACGTGCGCCGGGTCAATGTGCGCCGGGTCCTCGATGGGGATCTCGACACTGTCAAAGCCCCATTGCTTGAATTGCTTGAACAGCCTGGTGCTGTCGTTGGTGAACGGTGAGGTGAAGAGAAAGGTGTTAATGCCGAGTCTCATAAGTGGAGTTGAGGCTAGTCCATCAATGCAGCGTGTCAAAGCCTTTTGTGCCGGGCCCAGCGGGTCTGCATGAAGGCGTGCGGCTTGCCCGCTTGTCTGGTCCGCAATCCGCAAAGCGGGCAAGATACCCGCGCACCTCCGGCAGCTTCATGCATACGTGCCATACCCAAGATTTTCCTGCGATTTAGTCCTTGCATGGGAAACCACAAATCCTATACTTATTTGTACCTGAGAAGAGCTTGTCGCAGCCACAGGACGGCAGGTTCCGACCGGGAGGGTGTGAGAGTGTGCGCCAGCAGCAGCATTTGCGTCGGTCGGCAACTCGAAGCGGGCTTAAGCGGTTCCTGTTTCCTGATAGTGATGAACTGCTGCTCAGCGCTCCCGCCGCTCCGCATATCCCGCCAACCCGCGATGTTCGCGGGCGATCTCTCTGTTCCCAACGCTTAATCTTCAACCATCTGGAATTATGAATTCACCCAAGATCATTCGGCAGGTACTTGCGCTCATGCTCGCCCTTGTCTGCGCCGGTGTCGCCACCGCCGCCCCCAACCTGATTCCCTATCAACCGGTTAACTGGTCGGATAAGATCGTCGTGTCCACAACTGCCGGCACGAGCACCGACAGCACGACGCTAAGCGCCACCGATACGCTATACGTGGATTGGGCCGTGCTCAACAACGGGGATACGTCCACCGGTATGGGATTCTACACCTATCTCTATGTGGACGGCATTCTCAAGAACTACTGGGCGGTTTCGGCGCTGAGCCCGAGCTATTACCATCCACAAAGCGACTACTACCTGGGCTCGCTCAGTGCGGGAACTCATACCCTTACAATCACGAATGATGTCTTTGGCGGAATCGCCGAAAGCAACGAAGGCGACAACGGTTACACCAAGACCATCGTCGTAAACCCGCCAAGCTATCCCAACCTCACCCCCTATCAGCCGGCTGGCTGGTCGGACAAGATTGTGGTTTCGACGGTCACCGGGACGACCACCAACAGCCCTTACTATACCGCCACAGATACGCTGTATCTGGACTGGGCGGTCATCAACGACGGGACGGCGGGTACGGCCGCTCGGTTTCACACCTACCTGTATGTGGATGGCATCCAGAGAACCTCCTGGTACACCGACCCGCCCCTCGCCGCCAGTTCTTATACAGGAGCACCGGATTACTCGCTCGGCTCCCTCAGCCGTGGGGTTCACATGCTGATGATCATAACCGACGCCATGGGGGCGATCACTGAGAGCAATGAGTCGGACAACAGCTATTACGTGCAGATCACGGTCGGCGATCCACCCCAGCCCAATTTAGCGCCCTACAAGCCGTCCGACTGGTCGGACAAGGTAGTAGTCGCGACGAATGCCGGGGCGATTGCCGACAACGCCCTTACCACCGCCAGTTCGGTGTACGTGTCCTGGGCCGTGGGCAACATCGGCGGCGCGCCGGCAACTAATGGCTTCCTGACCACCCTTTCGGTGGATGGGGATGTCGTGAACACCTGGAGCAACCCACCGCCTCTGGCGGCGTCCGGCTGCGTGTCCAACATTGGTTACGTGGTCGGGGTTCTCAGCGCCGGCCCGCACACGATCACCCTGGCGACGGATACGGGCTCGGCCGTCACCGAGAGCAACGAGGGCGACAACTCTTATATCAAGCCGATCGCCGTGCTGCAGGCGCCGCCCACGGTTGAAACCCTGCCGGCGACGGCGATCTCCGACGTCTCGGCCCAGCTCAACGCGGCAATCGATCCTCACCGGGGCGGAGGCTATGCCTGGTTCGAATACGGCACCAACGCCAGCTATGGGAAGACTGCCGCCTTCCAGTATTTCGATGCCGATGCCGCCAATCTCAGCGCCACCCTCTCCGGCTTGAGCCCGGAGACCATTTACCATTATCGCATGGTAGCCTACAACGCCGGCGGCACGAACCATGGCGGAGACGTGTCGTTTACCACGGGGGGGCCCGACATCCGCATCGAGCCGCTCAGCCTGACTTTCACCAGTAGTGCGTCCCCGTCCGGGCTTGCGGCGGCAACGCAGCCTCTCCGGCAATCAGAACTCTCCGCCGCGAACCAGGCCCGGGCGCTCTCCGCGGGGGAGAAGCTGCTCCACGCGTCCGATGTGCTTGGTGGTTTCGCCCACAGCCCAACCGTGAAGGTCACTGTCAATTTGGCGCTGCCGTCAAACGCTTCCCTTCGCGCCGACTTCTCGTCGCCCGCCGCGGTGAAGGCGTTGCGGGCCGGGGTCAAGGCTGCCCAGCAGGAAGTCCTCGACAGCCTTCCGGCAGACCAGGTCAAACCGCGCTTCCGTTTTGACAATGTGGCCGCGTTTTCCGCCGAAGTCACCCCCCAGGGACTGAGCGCCCTCCAGAATCATCCGCGGGTGGCATCCATCGAGCCGGTCTATGTCGTGGAGCCGCATTTGGCCCAGGGCATTCCGCTGATCCACGGGCTCACCTACCGCTCCGCTTACAACGGAGCCGGCATTGCCATTGCCATTTGCGACACGGGTGTTGACTACAATCATCCGCGCCTGGGCGGGGGCGGTTTCCCCAACAGCAAAGTCATCGGCGGCTATGATGTCGGCGATGACGACGCCGACCCCCTCCCGAGCAACCATGCCCACGGCACCTGCTGCGCGGGCATCGCCGCCGGCGATCTTGGCACCGTGGGCGACTACATCGGCGGCGTCGCCTACAATGCCAAAATCTACGCCCTCAAGATTACCTCCGGCTCGCAAGGCAGCAGCAGCACTGACGCCGAGGCCGCCGCCTGGGATTGGTGCGTCACGCATCAGTACGACAATACCAACTACCCGATCATGGTCATCAGCATGAGCTTCGGCGGCGGGCGCTACTTCTCCCCGTGCGACACGGAACTCCCTTCTATGACCGCCATTGCCAACAACGCCATCGCCGCGGGTATTACTATCCTGGTTTCTTCCGGCAATGACGGCTATTGTGATTCCATCGCTTTTCCTTCCTGCATCTCCAGCGTGATTTCCGTCGGGGCGGTGTATGACGCGGCGTATGGCCATGCTTACCCGTGCGTGAATGCCAACTCCTGCGCACCCAAATCCGCGAGCAGCGGTTGCTCGTCGGGGTACGTGGCGGACGATGTGACGGCGGCTGACAAAGTGACCTCGTACGCCAATATGGCCGATTTCATCACGTTGCTCGCCCCCGGCAATGAGTGCTACGCGCCGGACATCGTCGGCTCCGACGGGTATTCCAGCGGCGATTACGACACGAGCTTCGGCGGCACCTCGGCGGCTTGTCCCTACGCCGCGGGGGCGGTCGCCTGTCTCCAATCCGCCGCCAAAGCGCGCACCGGAAGCTTCCTCTCGCCCGCCGAGGTGAGAAACCGCTTGCTGACCTATGGCGACAACATTACCGACACGAAGGTCGCCATTACCAAACCGCGCGTGAACCTCGAGCGCGCCATCGAGGGTCTGGCTGACTTCAGCCAGGCCTTCCGGATCTATAACGACGGCGTCGGGACGCTGACCGTGAACGCGGTCGCTGCCGAAACGCCAGCCGAGTGGATCGGCTTTGCGCCGGCCGGGCCGTTCGTCATTCCCGCGTTGGGCTACCAGGACGTCAGTGTCATCGTAAACATGGACCAGGCGCCGGCGGGTAATTCTTCCATCCGGTTGCTGGTGGCTTCCAGCGATGCCGACAAGAGCCCTTACCCCGGCGGAGTCTATGTGCAAACCATCCGCCAGACGTTGCCCGTCCTGAGCGACATGGTCCTGAGCAACGACATGTTCCAGTTTGTGGTCAACGGCCCGGCCGGCACTTCTTGTGTGGTGCAAGCCTCTTCCAATCTTGCCGACTGGTGGTCGCTCTCCACCAATCCAATCCCCGGGGAAGGCTCCCTGCTCGTCACGGACCCGGGCGCGGCGAGCCACAACCGGCGTTTCTACCGTGCCCTGCTGCAGTGACCCGGCTCACCGGCCGAACGGCCGAATTAGCGTAACCCTATGGATTTGCAGAACTTAGGGCGGATTCCGGCTCCGGCGGCCTCTGGCGCGGCTCTTTAGCAGCAAGTGCCGCAATGACAGCTACTTACGCCAGTCGCGCCCCAAGGTGTCAAGGTTGTATCCACGGTGTGGATACGGTGTGGATAAGCTGTGGATACGGTGAGACTCCCTTGAGCCCCGCTGTTCGCTTGCCGGCGCCGGCACCTGGAGTCGGCAGGCAGCGGCAGGGCGCGGGCGAGAGGCTTCGGCCCAGGTTTTGACGCTGAAGGTTATTTCTCCGCGTTGGCCAGGAAAGCCATGATTCGGGCGACGCATTCACCCACCGGGAGCTGAGCGGTTAGGAGTTCCATTTCGGGTTTCAGCGGCGGCTCGTAGGGCGCGCTCACACCAGTGAAGTCGCTGATTTCGCCGGCGTGGGCTTTGGCGTAGAGCCCTTTGGCGTCGCGTTGCTCGCAGACCTCGAGGG
This genomic interval carries:
- a CDS encoding DUF1080 domain-containing protein, giving the protein MNARLLGALTLGVAVIVPTALVFGASGKDVPLIEDRPGEKGFLRIFNGKDLTGWEGNPKLWSVKDGAITGQTTAENPAKGNTFLIWTNGTMSDFELRCLFRLAPGDAKGFANSGIQYRSKVVNAANWVVHGYQADMEAGPTYSGILYEEGGRGILALRGEKILLNKDGKKQALGSVGNAAAIGAAIKQGDWNEYVVIAKGNHLQQFINSKQTVDVVDEDEAKRALSGVLALQLHAGPPMTAQFKHIRIKRF
- a CDS encoding S8 family serine peptidase, whose amino-acid sequence is MNSPKIIRQVLALMLALVCAGVATAAPNLIPYQPVNWSDKIVVSTTAGTSTDSTTLSATDTLYVDWAVLNNGDTSTGMGFYTYLYVDGILKNYWAVSALSPSYYHPQSDYYLGSLSAGTHTLTITNDVFGGIAESNEGDNGYTKTIVVNPPSYPNLTPYQPAGWSDKIVVSTVTGTTTNSPYYTATDTLYLDWAVINDGTAGTAARFHTYLYVDGIQRTSWYTDPPLAASSYTGAPDYSLGSLSRGVHMLMIITDAMGAITESNESDNSYYVQITVGDPPQPNLAPYKPSDWSDKVVVATNAGAIADNALTTASSVYVSWAVGNIGGAPATNGFLTTLSVDGDVVNTWSNPPPLAASGCVSNIGYVVGVLSAGPHTITLATDTGSAVTESNEGDNSYIKPIAVLQAPPTVETLPATAISDVSAQLNAAIDPHRGGGYAWFEYGTNASYGKTAAFQYFDADAANLSATLSGLSPETIYHYRMVAYNAGGTNHGGDVSFTTGGPDIRIEPLSLTFTSSASPSGLAAATQPLRQSELSAANQARALSAGEKLLHASDVLGGFAHSPTVKVTVNLALPSNASLRADFSSPAAVKALRAGVKAAQQEVLDSLPADQVKPRFRFDNVAAFSAEVTPQGLSALQNHPRVASIEPVYVVEPHLAQGIPLIHGLTYRSAYNGAGIAIAICDTGVDYNHPRLGGGGFPNSKVIGGYDVGDDDADPLPSNHAHGTCCAGIAAGDLGTVGDYIGGVAYNAKIYALKITSGSQGSSSTDAEAAAWDWCVTHQYDNTNYPIMVISMSFGGGRYFSPCDTELPSMTAIANNAIAAGITILVSSGNDGYCDSIAFPSCISSVISVGAVYDAAYGHAYPCVNANSCAPKSASSGCSSGYVADDVTAADKVTSYANMADFITLLAPGNECYAPDIVGSDGYSSGDYDTSFGGTSAACPYAAGAVACLQSAAKARTGSFLSPAEVRNRLLTYGDNITDTKVAITKPRVNLERAIEGLADFSQAFRIYNDGVGTLTVNAVAAETPAEWIGFAPAGPFVIPALGYQDVSVIVNMDQAPAGNSSIRLLVASSDADKSPYPGGVYVQTIRQTLPVLSDMVLSNDMFQFVVNGPAGTSCVVQASSNLADWWSLSTNPIPGEGSLLVTDPGAASHNRRFYRALLQ
- a CDS encoding sugar phosphate isomerase/epimerase, yielding MRLGINTFLFTSPFTNDSTRLFKQFKQWGFDSVEIPIEDPAHIDPAHVKRQLDKHGLVCGSVCACLGPDRDLRGTPKQQRNSLQYLKKVIDQMVVLKCPSLVGPVYSSVGRADAVPPNEYKKQWKTVVKNLKTLAAYAQKRGKKICLEPLNRFETDFINTCDQALKLVKAVGSPALKLHLDTFHMNIEEKCQGEAIRKAGKLLGHFHACGSDRGTPGNDHIHWDCIAKALKKIGYKGDVAIESFTTDVKVIARAAAIWRRIEPTRNEIAVKGLKFLRQTL